A section of the Malus sylvestris chromosome 17, drMalSylv7.2, whole genome shotgun sequence genome encodes:
- the LOC126609598 gene encoding uncharacterized protein LOC126609598 — MVLEKTIDRSEKFFRKTLGNLKSFFFGGYKKLPKAISFNPFYCGRDLKYQQTDHFYPGFYEEWESTLGKATKIDSEAKEPTKEEDQCSPKKIKQEGGLKQKKQTGCSHLRKGDARASSQNANAESYTLARRMKEFEMVDSGDVEQVLDVEEALHYYSRLKSPAYLDIVDKFFLDMYADFSIPPASISVNNSKRRLGSKRLGSIRL; from the coding sequence ATGGTGCTAGAGAAAACCATTGACAGAAGCGAAAAATTCTTTCGAAAAACTCTCGGAAACCTCAAGTCCTTCTTCTTTGGAGGGTACAAGAAACTGCCCAAAGCCATTTCCTTCAATCCCTTCTACTGTGGGAGAGACCTCAAATATCAGCAAACAGATCACTTCTATCCCGGTTTTTATGAGGAGTGGGAGTCCACTCTAGGTAAGGCGACGAAGATAGATAGCGAGGCGAAAGAACCAACAAAGGAAGAAGATCAATGTAGTCCTAAGAAGATCAAACAAGAAGGGGGGTTAAAGCAGAAGAAGCAGACTGGGTGTTCTCATCTACGAAAAGGAGACGCTAGGGCATCTTCGCAGAATGCAAATGCAGAAAGCTATACTTTAGCAAGGAGGATGAAGGAATTTGAAATGGTGGATTCAGGTGATGTGGAACAAGTGTTGGATGTAGAAGAGGCGCTTCACTACTACTCCCGCCTCAAAAGTCCGGCCTACCTTGATATCGTGGACAAGTTCTTCTTGGATATGTACGCAGACTTCTCCATTCCACCGGCATCTATCAGCGTGAACAATTCAAAGCGGAGACTTGGATCAAAGAGACTTGGCTCGATTAGGTTGTAG
- the LOC126610708 gene encoding 60S ribosomal protein L37-3: MGKGTGSFGKRRNKTHTLCVRCGRRSFHLQKSRCSACAFPAARKRKYNWSEKAIRRKTTGTGRMRYLRNVPRRFKSGFREGTEAAPRKKGAAATA; the protein is encoded by the exons atg GGGAAGGGAACAGGGAGTTTCGGTAAGAGGAGGAACAAGACCCACACCCTCTGCGTCAGGTGTGGCCGTCGCAGCTTCCATCTTCAGAAGAGTAGGTGCTCTGCTTGTGCCTTTCCTGCTGCCCGCAAGAGGAAGT ACAACTGGAGTGAAAAGGCAATCCGAAGGAAGACGACTGGAACTGGAAGGATGAGGTATCTTCGCAATGTGCCTCGCAGATTCAAGAGCGGCTTCAGAGAAG GTACCGAAGCTGCACCAAGGAAGAAGGGAGCAGCCGCAACTGCTTAA